In the Bacteroidales bacterium genome, one interval contains:
- the surE gene encoding 5'/3'-nucleotidase SurE has protein sequence MKTSDKPLILVSNDDGVNAPGLHSLIEVVKPYGDIIVVAPENTESGMSHAISIKHPLRLNEVKNEENVKIYSVPGTPVDCVKLALNQIVDRKPDFIVSGINHGSNASISVIYSGTMGAAIEGCLNGIPSIGFSISSHSKNADFTLAKKYSKIVFENVLKNGLPDGVCLNVNYPVNGYKDFKGIKICRQARGVWKEEYEKRIDPHKQVYYWLTGNFKNYEPEANDTDEWALKNNYATIVPIKIDFTAHDALNKLKEWKYEV, from the coding sequence TTGAAAACTTCAGACAAACCTTTAATATTAGTATCAAATGATGATGGAGTAAATGCTCCGGGCTTACATTCATTAATTGAAGTAGTAAAACCCTATGGTGATATTATAGTTGTTGCACCTGAAAATACAGAATCGGGCATGTCTCATGCAATATCTATAAAACATCCCCTAAGGCTTAATGAAGTAAAAAATGAGGAAAATGTTAAAATCTATAGTGTTCCCGGCACTCCTGTTGATTGTGTGAAATTAGCATTAAATCAAATAGTGGACAGGAAACCTGATTTTATTGTTTCAGGAATAAATCATGGTTCAAATGCTTCAATAAGTGTGATTTATTCAGGAACTATGGGTGCTGCTATTGAAGGATGCCTTAACGGTATTCCTTCAATTGGATTTTCAATATCAAGTCATTCAAAAAATGCTGATTTTACACTTGCAAAAAAGTATTCAAAAATTGTTTTTGAAAATGTTTTAAAAAATGGTTTACCCGATGGTGTATGTTTAAATGTAAATTATCCGGTAAACGGATATAAGGATTTTAAGGGTATAAAAATTTGCAGGCAGGCAAGAGGAGTTTGGAAAGAGGAGTATGAAAAAAGAATTGACCCGCATAAGCAGGTTTATTATTGGCTGACAGGAAATTTTAAAAACTATGAACCTGAAGCAAATGATACTGATGAATGGGCATTAAAAAATAACTATGCAACTATTGTTCCTATAAAAATTGATTTTACAGCCCATGATGCACTTAATAAATTGAAAGAATGGAAATATGAAGTCTAA
- a CDS encoding site-specific DNA-methyltransferase, translating to MINPYYISKDKNFYLLHGNTMELLPKIDHQFDMIFADPPYFLSNNGLSIQNGKIVSVNKGKWDKSKGHKFVNDFNRKWLKLVIDKMKEDATIWISGTMHNIFSIGQILAELDFKILNIITWQKTNPPPNFSCRYFTYSTEQIIWARKSKDVPHYYNYKLMKQLNGDKQMKDVWTLPAIAPWEKSCGKHPTQKPLSVLTRLILASTKPNAWILDPFTGSSTTGIASNLANRRFLGIDQEMEFLNISKNRKLEVENEKTAEQYRKKISGFNTKKEFTSYLKNEPKPTKKVAIGFCRKKHIPSLTKTDTFYFHSIEKNNFVQDFPTGIMDTKFLFIYQGGRGKPLYFTGHYGKIKDVKLKYKSKIEGKKHSKTEFYYEVQLEKNFELKPKYSFKLETEILFDKNDKKNKELLKKYLPAISSYERILINKNVK from the coding sequence ATGATTAATCCTTACTACATATCCAAAGACAAAAATTTCTATCTCCTACACGGAAATACAATGGAGTTATTGCCAAAAATTGATCATCAATTTGATATGATTTTTGCTGATCCTCCATATTTTTTATCAAATAATGGATTATCAATTCAAAACGGTAAAATAGTATCAGTAAATAAAGGAAAATGGGATAAATCCAAAGGACATAAATTCGTTAACGACTTTAATAGAAAATGGCTGAAACTTGTTATAGATAAAATGAAAGAAGATGCTACCATTTGGATAAGTGGAACAATGCATAATATTTTCAGTATTGGGCAAATTTTAGCAGAATTAGATTTTAAAATCCTTAATATTATCACATGGCAAAAGACCAATCCGCCTCCAAACTTTTCTTGTCGTTATTTTACCTACTCTACCGAACAAATTATTTGGGCAAGAAAATCTAAAGATGTTCCTCATTACTACAATTACAAACTGATGAAACAATTAAATGGTGATAAGCAAATGAAAGATGTTTGGACATTACCAGCCATTGCTCCTTGGGAAAAAAGTTGTGGAAAACATCCTACTCAAAAACCCTTATCTGTTCTTACTCGTTTAATATTAGCATCAACAAAACCAAATGCTTGGATTTTAGATCCTTTTACAGGAAGTAGTACAACAGGAATTGCTTCGAACTTGGCAAACAGGCGTTTTTTAGGTATTGATCAAGAAATGGAATTTCTAAACATCAGCAAGAACAGAAAATTAGAAGTAGAAAATGAAAAAACAGCTGAACAATACCGGAAAAAAATAAGTGGATTTAATACTAAAAAAGAATTCACAAGTTATTTAAAAAATGAACCAAAACCAACTAAAAAAGTAGCTATAGGTTTTTGTCGTAAAAAACATATTCCTTCTTTGACTAAAACTGACACATTTTATTTTCACTCTATTGAAAAAAACAACTTTGTACAAGATTTTCCAACAGGAATTATGGATACTAAATTTTTATTTATCTATCAAGGAGGTAGAGGGAAACCTCTTTATTTTACAGGACATTATGGAAAAATTAAGGACGTAAAATTAAAATATAAATCCAAAATTGAAGGAAAAAAACATTCTAAAACAGAATTTTACTATGAAGTGCAACTTGAAAAGAATTTTGAATTGAAGCCTAAATATTCTTTTAAGTTAGAAACTGAGATTTTATTCGATAAAAACGACAAGAAAAACAAAGAATTATTAAAGAAATATTTGCCTGCTATTTCGAGTTATGAAAGAATATTAATAAATAAAAATGTGAAATAA
- a CDS encoding T9SS type A sorting domain-containing protein — protein sequence MKKLFTLLIVIAAITTKGQQAIVIDHNCIDLSKIPNEWIDSSKTKLFIGYGHTSHGSQLISGMNAIESFFTDGTYNWSHSGGTDELHLFEGDGYGEGYLDHDCGYSGWDDETREYLDEFTECNVIIWSWCGQVNSVELSSHYLAPMEQLETDYPDVTFVYMTGHLEGEGIDGSLYLANQQIRDYCNANNKILFDFADIEKYDPDAETNYQEYYANDECNYNPLAGGTANWATDWMANNPEHELTQISQLCSSCAHSVSLNCVKKGVASWYLWARLSGWDGIITSITPYVFKEQQTDEIVVFPNPIKDNFTIVLPKEMENIVVIINDIHGKTLYNNKYEGIHKNIIIPCFNISKGINIIKVVGENNVYSLKLVK from the coding sequence ATGAAAAAACTTTTTACTTTATTAATTGTAATTGCCGCTATTACTACAAAAGGACAACAAGCTATAGTTATTGATCATAATTGTATCGACCTTTCAAAAATACCAAACGAGTGGATTGATAGTTCTAAAACCAAACTGTTTATCGGCTATGGACATACTTCACATGGGAGTCAGCTTATTTCGGGAATGAATGCTATCGAATCTTTTTTTACCGATGGTACTTATAACTGGAGTCATAGTGGTGGTACAGATGAATTACATCTTTTCGAAGGAGATGGCTATGGCGAAGGTTATCTTGACCATGATTGTGGCTATAGCGGATGGGATGACGAAACCAGGGAATATCTTGATGAATTTACTGAATGTAATGTAATTATCTGGTCATGGTGCGGACAGGTAAATAGTGTTGAACTTTCAAGTCATTATTTAGCACCAATGGAACAATTAGAAACCGATTACCCTGATGTAACATTTGTTTATATGACAGGTCATTTGGAAGGTGAAGGAATTGATGGAAGTTTGTATTTGGCAAATCAGCAAATACGAGATTATTGTAATGCCAATAATAAAATACTTTTTGATTTTGCTGATATTGAAAAATATGACCCTGATGCTGAAACAAATTACCAAGAATATTATGCTAACGATGAATGCAATTATAACCCACTCGCCGGTGGTACAGCCAACTGGGCAACCGACTGGATGGCAAATAATCCCGAGCATGAACTTACACAAATTTCTCAACTTTGCAGTTCTTGCGCCCATTCTGTAAGTTTGAATTGTGTAAAAAAAGGTGTTGCAAGCTGGTATTTATGGGCAAGACTGTCAGGTTGGGATGGTATTATTACCAGCATTACTCCTTATGTTTTTAAAGAGCAACAGACAGATGAAATTGTTGTTTTTCCTAATCCTATAAAGGATAATTTTACAATTGTCCTTCCAAAAGAAATGGAAAATATTGTGGTCATCATTAACGATATTCATGGAAAAACCTTATATAACAACAAATATGAAGGAATACATAAAAATATCATTATTCCATGTTTTAATATTTCAAAAGGAATTAATATTATTAAGGTTGTTGGTGAGAATAATGTATATAGTTTAAAATTAGTTAAATAA